From one Streptomyces mobaraensis genomic stretch:
- a CDS encoding MarR family transcriptional regulator, which translates to MPTPAYPMAKPGFGKREAPDQRPRSRADFAHLPAREESIAAFVDRLPEGAAMDAKTLAKLLPNYGQAACRTALRNLVAAGHLISKRMQVIGEHGSRWVTCTFFSRTPRPREWWESVAEGMLPDGGAWEAVHHLGVLQEPVRDAESVGGAEPVGDLGPVGEARPVGDGEPVGGDPDLVRDEPHPVRDDPAPVHHLHPPSHAPDPPLPPLAPHPPQASSPSRPSPAYRALALLGSRDPRLTLSAADCSALEPLAAEWLARQVNREQLLAALSNGLPPQIHNPAALVRKRLESKMPPIPYRPSLPPPSPPPLLPPPQPEGADEIVARSHVACAVCHGTDAATRDGAGVCATCAVPEEPEPLPGDFDELMAHVRRGVAHGRAGFRSRWEYKSRPARAAGRRRPGRGPVETEEATTE; encoded by the coding sequence ATGCCCACCCCCGCATACCCCATGGCGAAACCGGGGTTCGGGAAGCGCGAGGCGCCGGACCAACGTCCGCGCTCACGTGCCGACTTCGCGCACCTGCCCGCCCGCGAGGAGTCGATCGCGGCGTTCGTCGACCGCCTCCCCGAGGGTGCGGCGATGGACGCCAAGACCCTGGCCAAACTGCTGCCGAACTACGGCCAGGCCGCGTGCCGCACGGCACTCAGGAACCTCGTCGCGGCCGGACACTTGATCAGCAAGCGGATGCAGGTGATCGGGGAACACGGTTCGCGCTGGGTCACCTGCACCTTCTTCTCCCGGACGCCGCGCCCGCGGGAGTGGTGGGAGAGCGTGGCGGAGGGCATGTTGCCCGATGGGGGCGCGTGGGAAGCAGTGCACCACCTGGGCGTACTCCAAGAGCCCGTACGGGATGCGGAATCCGTAGGAGGTGCGGAACCCGTAGGGGACCTCGGGCCCGTAGGGGAGGCCAGGCCCGTAGGAGACGGCGAGCCCGTAGGGGGCGACCCCGACCTCGTACGGGACGAGCCCCATCCCGTACGGGACGACCCCGCCCCCGTACACCACCTCCACCCGCCGTCCCACGCACCCGATCCACCCCTCCCACCCCTCGCACCTCACCCACCCCAAGCGTCCAGCCCGTCCCGTCCCTCCCCCGCCTACCGCGCCCTCGCCCTGCTCGGGAGCCGGGATCCCCGTCTGACCCTGTCCGCCGCCGACTGCTCCGCCCTCGAACCGCTCGCCGCCGAGTGGCTGGCACGCCAGGTGAACAGGGAGCAGCTGTTGGCGGCCCTGTCGAACGGGCTGCCGCCGCAGATCCACAACCCGGCCGCCCTCGTGCGAAAGCGGCTGGAGAGCAAGATGCCGCCCATCCCGTACCGGCCGTCCCTGCCACCTCCGTCGCCTCCGCCACTGCTGCCACCCCCGCAGCCGGAGGGCGCGGACGAAATCGTCGCCCGGAGCCACGTCGCCTGCGCCGTCTGCCACGGGACCGACGCGGCCACCCGCGATGGCGCGGGCGTCTGCGCGACGTGCGCCGTCCCGGAGGAACCCGAGCCGCTGCCCGGCGACTTCGACGAGCTGATGGCACACGTACGGCGCGGCGTGGCGCACGGACGGGCCGGTTTCCGCTCCCGGTGGGAGTACAAATCGCGCCCTGCCCGCGCCGCCGGCCGTCGGCGGCCCGGGCGCGGACCGGTCGAAACGGAGGAGGCCACAACCGAGTGA
- a CDS encoding DUF5063 domain-containing protein, with product MSDATLHDAKREPDDFVVSVADSIESFIVAVTEVSRGDEPDSAVPFLLLEISQLILTGGRLGAHEDFLPDERYEPDVGPEPDVDELRERFATLLDPVDVYSEVFDPYVPRSAPVACRISDDLADIITDLRHGMAHYRDGRVSEALWWWQFSYLSNWGPTASACLRALQSLVAHVRLDQPLDELDGLDTDTVGTEEQLEEEAGRVMAAEIGGTARLRSL from the coding sequence ATGTCTGACGCAACGCTTCACGACGCCAAGCGCGAACCGGACGACTTCGTCGTCTCCGTCGCCGACTCGATCGAGAGCTTCATCGTCGCCGTCACCGAGGTGTCCCGCGGCGATGAACCGGACAGTGCCGTTCCGTTCCTGCTGCTGGAGATCTCCCAGCTGATCCTCACCGGCGGCCGGCTCGGAGCGCACGAGGACTTCCTGCCCGACGAGCGCTACGAGCCCGACGTGGGCCCGGAGCCCGACGTCGACGAGCTCCGCGAGCGGTTCGCGACGCTCCTCGACCCGGTCGACGTCTACTCCGAGGTCTTCGACCCGTACGTCCCGCGCAGCGCCCCCGTCGCCTGCCGGATCTCCGACGACCTCGCCGACATCATCACCGACCTCCGGCACGGCATGGCCCACTACCGGGACGGCCGCGTCAGCGAGGCGCTGTGGTGGTGGCAGTTCTCGTACCTCTCCAACTGGGGCCCCACCGCCTCCGCCTGCCTCCGCGCCCTCCAGTCCCTCGTCGCCCACGTCCGCCTCGACCAGCCCCTCGACGAACTCGACGGGCTCGACACGGACACCGTCGGCACGGAGGAGCAGCTGGAGGAGGAGGCCGGACGCGTCATGGCCGCGGAAATCGGCGGAACGGCGCGGCTGCGCTCGCTCTGA
- the recR gene encoding recombination mediator RecR: MYEGVVQDLIDELGRLPGIGPKSAQRIAFHILQAEPTDVRRLAQALTEVKAKVRFCAVCGNVAQEERCRVCQDPRRDPAVICVVEEPKDVVAIERTREFRGRYHVLGGAISPIEGVGPDDLRIRELLARLADGAVTELILATDPNLEGEATATYLARMVKPMGLKVTRLASGLPVGGDLEYADEVTLGRAFEGRRLLDV, encoded by the coding sequence GTGTATGAAGGCGTGGTCCAGGACCTCATCGACGAGCTGGGCAGGCTGCCCGGCATCGGTCCGAAGAGCGCGCAGCGGATCGCCTTCCACATCCTCCAGGCCGAGCCGACCGACGTCCGTCGGCTCGCCCAGGCCCTGACCGAGGTCAAGGCCAAGGTCCGGTTCTGTGCCGTCTGCGGCAACGTGGCGCAGGAGGAGCGGTGCCGGGTCTGCCAGGACCCGCGCCGCGATCCGGCCGTCATCTGCGTCGTGGAGGAGCCCAAGGACGTCGTCGCCATCGAGCGGACGCGTGAGTTCCGCGGCCGCTACCACGTCCTCGGCGGGGCCATCAGCCCCATCGAGGGGGTCGGCCCCGACGATCTGCGCATCCGCGAGCTGCTGGCCCGGCTCGCGGACGGTGCCGTCACCGAGCTGATCCTCGCCACCGACCCCAACCTCGAGGGCGAGGCCACGGCCACGTACCTGGCGCGCATGGTGAAGCCGATGGGACTCAAAGTCACCCGGCTCGCCAGCGGGCTGCCTGTGGGCGGAGACTTGGAATATGCCGACGAGGTCACGCTCGGGCGTGCCTTCGAAGGGAGACGACTTCTCGATGTCTGA
- a CDS encoding YbaB/EbfC family nucleoid-associated protein, giving the protein MIPGGGQPNMQQLLQQAQKMQQDLAAAQQELAETPVEGSAGGGLVKVTVSGAGELQGLVIDPKAVDPEDTETLADLILAAVRDANNAAQQLQQQKLGPLAQGLGGGIPGLPF; this is encoded by the coding sequence GTGATCCCCGGTGGTGGCCAGCCCAACATGCAGCAGCTGCTTCAGCAGGCTCAGAAGATGCAGCAGGACCTCGCCGCAGCTCAGCAGGAGCTGGCGGAGACCCCGGTCGAGGGTTCGGCCGGCGGCGGCCTCGTGAAGGTCACCGTCAGCGGTGCCGGGGAGCTCCAGGGCCTGGTCATCGACCCGAAGGCCGTCGACCCCGAGGACACCGAGACCCTCGCCGACCTGATCCTCGCCGCCGTCCGCGACGCCAACAACGCCGCCCAGCAGCTCCAGCAGCAGAAGCTCGGCCCGCTCGCCCAGGGCCTCGGCGGCGGCATCCCCGGCCTGCCGTTCTGA
- a CDS encoding DNA polymerase III subunit gamma and tau, giving the protein MSSLALYRRYRPESFAEVIGQEHVTAPLQQALRNNRVNHAYLFSGPRGCGKTTSARILARCLNCEEGPTPTPCGQCQSCRDLARNGRGSIDVIEIDAASHGGVDDARELREKAFFGPASSRYKIYIIDEAHMVTSAGFNALLKVVEEPPEHLKFIFATTEPEKVIGTIRSRTHHYPFRLVPPGTLREYLGQVCEQEKIPVEDGVLPLVVRAGAGSVRDSMSVMDQLLAGAAEDGVTYAMATSLLGYTDGSLLDAVVDAFAAGDGGAAFEVVDRVIEGGNDPRRFVADLLERLRDLVILAAVPDAAEKGLIDAPVDVVERMQAQASVFGAGELSRAADLVNQGLTEMRGATSPRLQLELICARVLLPGAYDDERSVRARLDKLERMGLSAGPAAGGFMGAPQGGLSAGYEPGPQGHAPAGVPGPPGLSGPAAARAAVSGAVPGGAQPPAAPAPVAAPAPAPVAPAPPPAPASAQPDAAASRPGAWPTATAPGQGPGSAGATAPAAPAGGAPAAQPGAWPTAASPQQGAGQPGTRPGGWPTAAAPTAPAAQAPQQSQQPQAHGGHGGSVDQARQMWPQILDAVKNRRRFTWILLSQNAQVSGFDGTTLQVGFSNVGARDSFANSGSEDVLRQALSDAFGVQWKVELVVDATGGGGGGAGGAGPAAGPGGGFGGGGAYAGGGAYGGGAGAGGFGGGGGGGGFAQGASAPAAPRPQAAAPAPTPAPQPPQAPAGPAAPQQAAPAAPAQPYREPEPPSVSIEDDMPAEDDPDLDDTALTGHDLIIRELGATVIEEIANEG; this is encoded by the coding sequence GTGTCGTCCCTCGCGCTCTACCGCCGCTACCGCCCCGAGTCCTTCGCCGAGGTCATCGGGCAAGAGCATGTCACCGCCCCGTTGCAGCAGGCGCTGCGGAACAACCGGGTCAATCACGCGTACCTGTTCAGCGGGCCGCGCGGCTGTGGCAAGACGACGAGCGCGCGCATCCTCGCACGCTGTCTGAACTGCGAGGAGGGGCCGACGCCCACTCCCTGCGGGCAGTGCCAGTCCTGCCGGGACCTCGCGCGGAACGGGCGGGGCTCGATCGACGTGATCGAGATCGACGCCGCGTCCCACGGTGGTGTGGACGACGCCCGTGAGCTGCGGGAGAAGGCGTTCTTCGGGCCGGCCTCCAGCCGCTACAAGATCTACATCATCGACGAGGCCCACATGGTCACCTCGGCGGGCTTCAACGCCCTGCTGAAGGTGGTCGAGGAGCCGCCGGAGCACCTCAAGTTCATCTTCGCGACCACCGAGCCCGAGAAGGTCATCGGCACGATCCGGTCGCGTACGCACCACTACCCGTTCCGCCTGGTCCCGCCCGGCACGCTCCGCGAGTACCTGGGGCAGGTCTGCGAGCAGGAGAAGATCCCGGTCGAGGACGGGGTGCTGCCGCTCGTCGTCCGGGCCGGCGCCGGTTCCGTGCGTGACTCGATGTCCGTGATGGACCAGTTGCTCGCCGGTGCCGCCGAGGACGGTGTGACGTACGCCATGGCGACGTCCCTCCTCGGGTACACGGACGGGTCGCTGCTCGACGCCGTCGTCGACGCGTTCGCGGCCGGTGACGGCGGCGCCGCGTTCGAGGTCGTGGACCGGGTCATCGAGGGCGGCAACGACCCCCGCCGCTTCGTGGCCGACCTCCTGGAGCGGCTGCGCGACCTCGTCATCCTCGCCGCCGTCCCGGACGCCGCCGAGAAGGGGCTCATCGACGCCCCCGTCGACGTCGTCGAACGCATGCAGGCACAGGCGTCCGTCTTCGGCGCCGGAGAGCTCAGCCGCGCCGCCGACCTCGTCAACCAGGGGCTGACGGAGATGCGCGGCGCCACGTCCCCCCGGCTCCAGCTGGAGCTGATCTGCGCGCGGGTCCTGCTCCCGGGCGCGTACGACGACGAGCGCTCCGTCCGCGCCCGGCTGGACAAGCTGGAGCGGATGGGGCTGAGTGCCGGGCCCGCCGCCGGCGGGTTCATGGGGGCGCCGCAGGGCGGCCTCTCCGCCGGGTACGAGCCGGGGCCGCAGGGGCACGCTCCCGCCGGCGTCCCCGGACCCCCTGGCCTTTCCGGGCCCGCCGCCGCCCGAGCGGCCGTTTCGGGCGCCGTTCCCGGGGGCGCGCAGCCTCCGGCGGCCCCCGCGCCCGTGGCCGCGCCGGCACCGGCTCCCGTCGCGCCCGCGCCCCCGCCGGCGCCCGCATCTGCGCAGCCCGACGCCGCCGCTTCCCGGCCCGGCGCCTGGCCGACAGCTACGGCGCCGGGGCAGGGCCCTGGGTCCGCTGGTGCCACGGCTCCTGCGGCGCCCGCCGGTGGGGCGCCCGCCGCCCAGCCCGGCGCCTGGCCGACCGCGGCCTCCCCGCAGCAGGGGGCCGGCCAGCCGGGTACGCGGCCCGGTGGCTGGCCGACCGCGGCCGCACCGACCGCACCGGCCGCGCAGGCGCCTCAGCAGTCCCAGCAGCCCCAGGCGCATGGCGGGCATGGCGGCAGCGTCGACCAGGCGCGCCAGATGTGGCCGCAGATCCTCGACGCGGTCAAGAACCGCAGACGTTTCACGTGGATCCTGCTCAGCCAGAACGCCCAGGTCAGCGGCTTCGACGGCACCACGCTCCAGGTGGGCTTCTCCAACGTCGGGGCGCGTGACAGCTTCGCCAACAGCGGCAGCGAGGACGTCCTCCGGCAGGCCCTCAGCGACGCCTTCGGCGTGCAGTGGAAGGTCGAGCTCGTCGTGGACGCGACCGGTGGCGGCGGTGGCGGTGCCGGTGGAGCCGGCCCGGCCGCCGGCCCCGGCGGCGGCTTCGGCGGCGGTGGCGCGTACGCGGGCGGTGGCGCCTACGGCGGCGGCGCCGGTGCCGGTGGCTTCGGTGGTGGTGGCGGAGGAGGCGGCTTCGCGCAGGGTGCCTCGGCGCCGGCCGCCCCCCGCCCGCAGGCCGCCGCCCCGGCCCCCACGCCTGCCCCGCAGCCCCCGCAGGCCCCTGCCGGCCCGGCGGCACCGCAGCAGGCCGCTCCGGCCGCCCCGGCGCAGCCCTACCGCGAGCCCGAGCCCCCGTCGGTCTCCATCGAGGACGACATGCCCGCCGAGGACGACCCCGACCTCGACGACACCGCCCTCACCGGCCACGACCTGATCATTCGCGAACTCGGCGCGACCGTGATCGAGGAAATCGCCAATGAGGGATGA